Proteins co-encoded in one Acidithiobacillus caldus ATCC 51756 genomic window:
- the ispF gene encoding 2-C-methyl-D-erythritol 2,4-cyclodiphosphate synthase codes for MSELRIGHGFDVHALVAERPLILGGVRIPFALGLAGHSDADVLIHAICDALLGAAALGDIGRHFPDSDARFAGVDSRILLRHCRELLAERGWQPINVDATVVCQRPRLAEHIPSMRRNLCDDLQLGEDRLNIKATTTEHLGYTGRGEGIATHAVCLIAHD; via the coding sequence ATGAGCGAACTGCGTATCGGTCACGGTTTCGATGTCCACGCCCTGGTGGCGGAGCGACCACTCATCCTTGGTGGAGTGCGCATTCCCTTTGCCTTGGGTCTGGCTGGCCATTCCGACGCCGATGTCTTGATCCACGCCATCTGCGATGCGCTGCTGGGGGCTGCGGCCCTGGGCGATATCGGTCGCCATTTTCCCGATTCCGATGCACGTTTCGCCGGAGTCGATTCGCGCATCCTGCTGCGCCACTGCCGCGAGCTGCTGGCCGAACGGGGCTGGCAACCCATCAACGTCGATGCGACGGTGGTCTGTCAGCGTCCCCGCCTGGCGGAACACATCCCCAGCATGCGCCGCAACCTCTGCGATGATCTGCAGCTTGGCGAGGATCGTCTGAACATCAAGGCCACCACCACGGAGCATCTGGGTTACACCGGCAGGGGCGAGGGTATCGCTACCCACGCCGTTTGCCTGATCGCCCATGATTAG
- the ispD gene encoding 2-C-methyl-D-erythritol 4-phosphate cytidylyltransferase yields the protein MDKIWVVIPAGGRGQRFGSAQAKQYLTLMDRPVLAHAIAPFLGEERIAGVQLALPGEDLATGVWRHLLGAVAERLLPPVVGGAERADSVRLGLEALLSQGALGQDWVLVHDAARPCLRDRDLHALLDVLPDSPQGALLAVPVADTLKREEAGHSLGTVDRHHLWGALTPQAFPLGPLLTALTRAKEQGLAITDEASAMEREGWHPRLVRGRSDNIKITYPDDLELASAILAAHGSGGGAA from the coding sequence ATGGACAAGATCTGGGTGGTCATCCCGGCCGGAGGGCGGGGGCAACGCTTTGGCTCGGCCCAGGCGAAGCAGTATCTCACCCTCATGGACCGCCCGGTGTTGGCACACGCCATCGCCCCCTTCCTGGGTGAGGAACGGATCGCGGGTGTGCAGCTCGCGCTGCCGGGCGAAGATCTGGCCACGGGCGTCTGGCGCCATTTGCTGGGTGCCGTGGCGGAACGACTCCTTCCGCCCGTCGTCGGTGGTGCCGAGCGCGCCGATTCGGTGCGCCTGGGGCTCGAGGCGCTGCTGTCCCAGGGGGCTCTCGGTCAGGATTGGGTGCTGGTGCACGACGCCGCCCGGCCATGCCTGCGCGATAGAGACCTGCATGCCCTCCTCGATGTCTTGCCCGATAGCCCCCAGGGGGCGCTGCTGGCGGTGCCGGTAGCCGATACCCTGAAACGGGAGGAGGCGGGGCACAGTCTGGGTACCGTCGATCGCCACCACCTCTGGGGTGCCCTGACACCCCAAGCCTTTCCCTTGGGTCCGCTGTTGACGGCCCTGACCCGTGCCAAGGAGCAGGGCCTGGCCATTACCGATGAGGCCTCTGCCATGGAGCGGGAGGGCTGGCATCCACGCCTGGTACGCGGGCGTAGCGACAATATCAAGATCACTTACCCCGACGATCTCGAGCTGGCATCGGCCATTCTCGCGGCGCACGGGAGCGGAGGAGGAGCAGCATGA
- the mfd gene encoding transcription-repair coupling factor — MGAEFSLGAAPGPGVIHSFSQWHGAAGPWLAAQAVGRWQRPILAIVNNARELDAWVREWRFFAPQLGEALVFPDRDILPYDRLSPPAEATATRLATLAALPRWRGICVTSVAAALQKLPPASFLDQHALVLRRGDQLEPEHFRQRLVDAGYRVVAEVSEPGELAWRGGIIDLFPSGSAMPYRIELFDREVESIRSFDPESQRSLAPVAEVSTLPARELPVDEGALQAFRARFRARFSGDPQRAEIYRRASQGAVPAGAEHYLPLFFETPGKLWDFLPRDAILLTPPGLAEALAQVRTDWQERYEEHRHDPSHPLLSPEELLWDPATWQAGLAARGRLAADTGSAAQALPLAPPPSLQADLDQPLAGLDTFLAGLPGGARALIAAESPGRAEALAEHLRQHGHTPERCADWPSFLRTESPIALAVAPLERGLLEMRGGRIQRALVSEAQIFGDRIFAQRRSRSARRRSQEHLIRDLGELQAGDAVTHEDYGIGRFRGLETPFVAAGDVNEYVVLEYAGGDLVYVPADHLDRIARYIGNGVDEPELTRLGSRSWDKAKARARAKAVDAASELLDIYARRAARPGRAFPPPDERYWDFVSRFPFEETPDQQAAIDAVIADMTRTQPMDRLICGDVGFGKTEVALRAAFLAAASGAQVAVLVPTTLLAQQHFENFRDRFAGLPIRVTVLSRFQNARERREILAQLASGAIRIVIGTHRLLSRDVRFCDLGLLILDEEHRFGVRQKEQIKALRSEVDVLTLTATPIPRTLNLSLAGLRDLSIIATPPERRQPVRTFVQVFSEDLVREACQRELHRGGQIYYLHNEVRDIERSAATLRRLVPEARLRVAHGQMPEAELESVMLDFYHQRFDILLCTTIIESGIDNPSANTMLIDRADRFGLAQLHQLRGRVGRSHQRAYCYLFTPDPRAMTEDARRRLDAIQSLEDLGVGFALASHDLEIRGAGELLGDAQSGHMEEVGFTLFMEWLNEAVDAIRAGRDPQSLAESRAEGPRIHLNIAALIPASYIGDVHLRLQFYKRLARIRKIDEIGELMVELIDRFGPIPAELRALLCQTHLRLVAQEMGVLAIDAGPAGARLEFAKTHRVAPEKVIARLQQNPSEFRLEGEQILRWRRDLPEGEARCEATLTLIQSLRRTP; from the coding sequence TTGGGAGCAGAGTTTTCTTTGGGGGCCGCCCCTGGTCCGGGGGTCATCCACAGCTTCAGTCAGTGGCACGGCGCGGCGGGACCCTGGCTCGCCGCCCAGGCCGTGGGCCGCTGGCAACGACCGATACTGGCCATCGTCAACAACGCCCGGGAGCTGGATGCCTGGGTTCGGGAGTGGCGCTTCTTCGCGCCGCAGCTGGGCGAGGCCCTGGTCTTCCCCGATCGCGACATCCTTCCCTACGATCGCTTGAGTCCGCCGGCGGAAGCCACGGCAACCCGTCTGGCGACCCTGGCAGCCCTGCCCCGTTGGCGCGGAATCTGCGTGACCTCCGTGGCCGCCGCCCTGCAAAAACTGCCACCGGCGAGCTTTCTGGATCAACACGCCCTCGTCCTGCGGCGCGGCGACCAACTCGAGCCCGAGCACTTTCGCCAACGCCTGGTGGACGCCGGCTATCGCGTCGTCGCCGAAGTGTCGGAGCCGGGCGAACTGGCCTGGCGTGGGGGCATCATCGATCTGTTCCCCAGCGGCAGCGCCATGCCCTACCGTATCGAGCTCTTCGACCGCGAAGTGGAGAGCATCCGCTCCTTCGACCCCGAAAGCCAGCGGAGCCTTGCGCCGGTGGCGGAGGTTTCGACCCTGCCAGCCCGTGAGCTGCCCGTGGACGAGGGCGCTCTGCAGGCCTTCCGCGCACGCTTTCGTGCCCGCTTCAGCGGCGATCCGCAACGTGCCGAAATCTACCGGCGCGCAAGTCAGGGAGCCGTTCCCGCCGGCGCCGAGCACTATCTGCCCTTGTTCTTTGAAACGCCGGGCAAGCTTTGGGATTTCCTCCCCCGCGATGCCATCCTGCTAACGCCCCCGGGCCTGGCCGAGGCATTGGCGCAGGTCCGCACGGACTGGCAGGAGCGTTACGAGGAGCACCGCCACGACCCAAGCCATCCCCTCTTGAGCCCCGAAGAGTTGCTATGGGATCCGGCCACCTGGCAAGCCGGCCTCGCGGCGCGCGGGCGTCTGGCGGCAGATACGGGGAGCGCGGCCCAGGCCCTGCCACTGGCGCCACCGCCAAGCTTGCAGGCCGATCTGGACCAGCCCCTGGCGGGCCTCGATACCTTTCTTGCGGGTCTGCCCGGTGGCGCCCGTGCCCTCATCGCCGCCGAATCGCCGGGACGCGCCGAGGCCCTGGCCGAGCACCTCCGCCAGCACGGCCATACGCCGGAACGCTGCGCCGACTGGCCCAGTTTCCTCAGGACCGAAAGCCCCATTGCCCTGGCCGTAGCCCCCCTGGAAAGGGGTCTTCTGGAGATGCGTGGCGGTAGAATCCAGCGCGCCCTCGTCTCCGAGGCGCAGATCTTCGGTGATCGGATCTTTGCCCAGCGACGCAGCCGCAGCGCCCGCCGTCGCAGTCAGGAGCACCTGATCCGCGACCTCGGCGAGCTGCAGGCCGGCGACGCGGTGACCCACGAAGACTATGGCATCGGTCGTTTCCGCGGCCTGGAAACGCCCTTCGTAGCCGCGGGCGACGTCAACGAGTACGTGGTCCTCGAATATGCCGGCGGCGATCTGGTCTACGTTCCCGCCGACCACCTGGATCGGATCGCCCGCTATATTGGCAACGGCGTGGACGAACCGGAGCTCACCCGCCTGGGCAGTCGTTCCTGGGACAAGGCCAAGGCGCGCGCCCGGGCCAAGGCAGTGGACGCGGCCAGTGAGCTGCTGGACATCTACGCCCGGCGTGCGGCCCGCCCGGGACGCGCCTTCCCACCCCCGGACGAGCGTTACTGGGACTTTGTCTCCCGCTTCCCCTTCGAGGAAACCCCGGACCAGCAGGCGGCCATCGATGCCGTCATCGCCGACATGACACGGACGCAGCCCATGGATCGGCTGATCTGCGGCGATGTCGGTTTTGGCAAGACCGAAGTGGCACTGCGCGCCGCTTTCCTGGCGGCGGCGAGCGGTGCGCAGGTAGCCGTGCTGGTTCCCACCACCTTGCTCGCGCAGCAGCATTTCGAAAACTTCCGCGACCGTTTCGCCGGACTGCCCATCCGGGTCACCGTCCTGTCGCGCTTTCAAAATGCCCGCGAGCGCCGTGAGATCCTGGCACAGCTGGCCAGTGGTGCGATCCGCATCGTCATCGGCACCCACCGCCTGCTGAGCCGCGACGTGCGGTTCTGCGATCTGGGTCTGCTCATCCTCGATGAGGAACACCGCTTTGGCGTGCGCCAGAAAGAACAGATCAAGGCTCTGCGCTCCGAGGTGGATGTGCTGACCCTCACCGCCACCCCCATCCCCCGGACCCTCAACCTGTCCCTGGCGGGACTGCGCGATCTGTCCATCATCGCCACCCCGCCGGAGCGACGCCAACCCGTTCGCACCTTTGTCCAGGTCTTCTCCGAGGACCTGGTACGCGAAGCCTGTCAGCGCGAACTGCACCGCGGCGGCCAGATCTATTATCTGCACAACGAGGTCCGGGACATCGAGCGCAGCGCGGCCACACTGCGGCGCCTGGTGCCGGAAGCGCGCCTGCGCGTCGCTCACGGACAGATGCCGGAGGCCGAACTGGAGAGCGTGATGCTGGACTTCTACCACCAGCGCTTCGATATCCTGCTGTGCACCACCATCATCGAATCGGGCATCGACAACCCCAGCGCCAACACCATGCTCATCGACCGCGCCGACCGCTTCGGCCTTGCCCAGTTGCACCAGCTGCGCGGTCGCGTTGGGCGGTCGCACCAGCGCGCGTACTGCTATCTGTTTACCCCCGATCCCCGCGCCATGACGGAAGATGCGCGCCGGCGACTGGACGCCATCCAGTCCCTGGAGGACCTGGGCGTGGGTTTCGCCCTCGCCAGCCACGACCTCGAGATCCGCGGTGCCGGAGAACTGCTGGGCGATGCCCAGAGCGGGCACATGGAAGAGGTCGGCTTCACCCTCTTCATGGAGTGGCTCAACGAGGCGGTGGATGCCATCCGTGCCGGCCGCGATCCCCAGAGTCTCGCCGAGAGTCGCGCGGAGGGACCGCGCATCCACCTCAACATTGCCGCCCTCATACCCGCCAGTTACATCGGCGACGTCCACCTGCGTCTGCAGTTTTACAAACGCCTGGCGCGGATTCGCAAGATTGACGAGATCGGCGAACTGATGGTGGAACTCATCGATCGTTTTGGTCCGATCCCGGCAGAGCTGCGGGCCTTGCTCTGTCAGACCCACCTGCGCCTGGTGGCTCAGGAAATGGGTGTGTTGGCCATCGATGCCGGGCCCGCCGGCGCCCGCCTGGAATTTGCCAAAACGCATCGCGTCGCACCGGAAAAGGTCATCGCCCGCCTGCAGCAAAATCCCTCGGAGTTCCGTCTGGAAGGTGAGCAGATACTGCGCTGGCGCCGTGATCTGCCCGAGGGTGAGGCGCGTTGCGAGGCCACCTTGACACTCATCCAATCCTTGAGGAGAACGCCATGA
- the serB gene encoding phosphoserine phosphatase SerB yields MSSTRLAILSPSAVGPMPLPAIVGSIVQGHLEQREVWGCWLQDWELPVSVSELSPVLDELGRQCLAQGRELFWTARDQNEVRLRLVLQGEGAATPLRRALTALKLQGFTPARVLEAQGRVLALEIFGPDLSLPLGNHRLAEAMEGLATDAALAPFWSPDHFRLLVSDMDSTLLSIECIDELGEHLGLKRQIAAITERSMAGELDFRSSLLERTRLLAGTPASAIDAVIRDRLQLNPGARELIAAAKRHGVQTAVVSGGFTQFTRHLQESLDLDYQFANTLEIRDGKLTGVVLGDIVDAEAKANILELLAITAGTDAKRCVAIGDGANDLPMLRKAGVGIAYHAKATVRAQADFQIRHGGLDAAIAYLGW; encoded by the coding sequence ATGAGCAGTACGCGCCTTGCGATTTTGAGCCCATCGGCGGTGGGGCCCATGCCCCTGCCGGCCATCGTCGGCAGCATCGTCCAGGGGCATCTGGAGCAGCGGGAGGTCTGGGGCTGCTGGCTGCAGGATTGGGAACTGCCGGTGTCCGTGAGCGAGCTCAGCCCGGTGCTGGATGAGTTGGGGCGCCAGTGTCTCGCCCAGGGGCGAGAACTTTTCTGGACAGCCCGGGACCAGAACGAGGTCCGCTTGCGCCTCGTCCTGCAAGGAGAAGGCGCCGCCACACCCCTGCGGCGTGCCTTGACCGCCCTGAAGCTGCAGGGCTTCACCCCGGCGCGGGTGTTGGAGGCGCAGGGCCGGGTGCTGGCGCTGGAGATCTTCGGGCCGGATCTGTCCCTGCCCCTGGGCAATCATCGGCTCGCCGAAGCCATGGAAGGTCTCGCGACGGACGCTGCCCTGGCACCGTTCTGGTCCCCGGATCATTTTCGGCTGCTGGTGAGCGACATGGACTCGACCCTACTCAGTATCGAATGCATCGATGAGCTGGGGGAACACCTGGGCCTCAAGCGCCAGATCGCCGCCATCACCGAACGCTCCATGGCCGGCGAGCTGGATTTTCGCAGTTCCCTCCTGGAGCGTACCCGGCTGCTGGCCGGGACTCCTGCCAGCGCCATCGATGCGGTCATCCGCGATCGTCTGCAGCTCAATCCCGGCGCGCGCGAACTCATCGCCGCCGCCAAGCGCCACGGCGTGCAGACGGCGGTGGTTTCTGGCGGTTTCACCCAGTTCACCCGGCACCTGCAGGAGTCTCTGGACCTGGACTACCAGTTTGCCAATACCCTGGAAATCCGCGACGGCAAGCTCACGGGTGTGGTACTTGGGGACATCGTCGATGCCGAGGCCAAGGCCAATATCCTGGAACTGCTGGCCATCACCGCCGGCACCGATGCCAAGCGCTGTGTGGCCATCGGTGATGGCGCCAATGACCTACCCATGCTGCGCAAGGCCGGAGTGGGCATTGCCTACCACGCCAAGGCCACCGTGCGCGCCCAGGCAGACTTCCAGATTCGCCACGGCGGGCTGGATGCCGCCATCGCCTACCTCGGCTGGTGA
- a CDS encoding glutathione peroxidase, with product MKLTNKEGQAVPQVVFRTRENNQWRDISSKELFSGRTVVVFALPGAFTPTCSSSHLPRYNELGPTFRENGVDEILCISVNDAFVMEAWAKELAVENVRLIPDGNAEFTAGMGMLVDKSDLGFGRRSWRYSMLVRDGIIEKMFIEPDKPGDPFEVSDADTMLRYLNPEAREPEFIALFTREGCPHCARAKQMLKDRGLAFEEIRTGMGTGVSSRSIRAVSGRSTVPQVFIGGRHIGGADDLARYLSAQ from the coding sequence ATGAAACTCACCAACAAGGAAGGCCAGGCGGTTCCCCAGGTCGTTTTCCGCACCCGCGAAAACAACCAATGGCGCGACATCAGCAGCAAGGAACTCTTCAGCGGGCGCACGGTAGTGGTCTTCGCCCTCCCCGGGGCCTTCACCCCCACCTGCTCCTCCAGCCATCTGCCCCGCTACAACGAGCTTGGACCTACCTTCCGCGAGAACGGTGTCGATGAGATCCTCTGTATCTCCGTCAACGATGCCTTCGTGATGGAGGCCTGGGCGAAGGAACTGGCCGTAGAGAACGTCCGCCTCATCCCCGACGGTAACGCCGAGTTCACCGCCGGCATGGGCATGCTGGTGGACAAGAGTGACCTTGGCTTCGGTCGGCGCTCCTGGCGCTATTCCATGCTGGTGCGTGACGGCATCATCGAAAAGATGTTCATCGAACCCGACAAGCCCGGCGATCCCTTCGAGGTCTCCGATGCCGACACCATGCTGCGCTATCTCAATCCCGAGGCACGCGAGCCAGAGTTCATCGCCTTGTTCACGCGCGAAGGCTGTCCGCACTGCGCCCGCGCCAAGCAGATGCTCAAGGATCGTGGTCTTGCCTTTGAGGAGATCCGCACCGGTATGGGCACCGGTGTGAGCTCCCGCAGCATCCGTGCCGTCAGCGGCCGCTCCACGGTACCGCAGGTCTTCATCGGCGGCCGCCACATCGGCGGCGCCGACGATCTGGCCCGCTACCTCAGCGCCCAGTAA
- the gorA gene encoding glutathione-disulfide reductase: MSHHHEFDYVVIGGGSGGIASANRAASHGARVALIAAGPLGGTCVNVGCVPKKLFWNAAQLAEGAQLARSYALYGDAPEFRWPEFTQRRQEYIGRLNDRYAEGLASNGVTLFRGFGQLAGEHRVRVDGKTVLAAPHILIATGGEPIRPDLPGAELGLDSDGFFALQEQPRHVAVVGAGYIAVELAGLLQSLGSRVSLVMRRNHFLHGFDAMLREGLMEAMAAAGVTLLPKRQVSRLVRGARGLELHFADGERLQGIDTVLWAVGRRPRSRDLNLEAVGVYPDDAGYLPVDRYQNTRVEGIYAVGDVTRAPALTPVAIAAGRRLADRLFGGQPERHLDSSLTPTVIFSHPPIATVGLTECEAQERYGADNVRVYRSRFTPLLRALDRDHPQVTHMKLVTTGAEERIVGLHALGDGVEEMLQGFAVAIRMGARKRDFDDTIAIHPTSAEEFVTMR, from the coding sequence ATGTCCCATCACCACGAATTTGACTATGTCGTCATCGGCGGGGGCAGCGGCGGCATCGCCAGTGCGAACCGCGCCGCAAGCCATGGCGCGCGGGTCGCACTGATAGCTGCGGGGCCCCTCGGGGGTACCTGTGTCAATGTCGGCTGCGTCCCCAAAAAACTGTTCTGGAACGCTGCCCAATTGGCCGAGGGCGCGCAACTCGCCCGCAGTTATGCGCTGTATGGGGACGCACCCGAGTTTCGCTGGCCGGAGTTCACCCAACGTCGGCAGGAATACATCGGCAGGCTCAACGATCGCTATGCCGAGGGCCTCGCCAGTAATGGGGTCACGCTCTTTCGCGGTTTTGGGCAGCTTGCGGGCGAGCATCGGGTCCGTGTCGACGGCAAGACTGTCCTCGCGGCCCCACACATCCTCATTGCGACGGGCGGCGAGCCCATCCGCCCGGATCTTCCCGGTGCCGAACTGGGCCTGGACTCCGATGGCTTCTTTGCCCTGCAGGAGCAGCCGCGTCACGTCGCCGTCGTCGGTGCCGGGTACATTGCGGTGGAGCTGGCGGGACTGTTGCAGAGTCTCGGCAGCAGAGTCTCCCTGGTGATGCGGCGCAATCACTTTCTCCATGGTTTCGATGCCATGTTGCGCGAGGGCCTGATGGAGGCCATGGCAGCAGCAGGGGTCACCCTGTTACCGAAAAGACAGGTGTCGCGCCTGGTGCGTGGCGCCCGGGGTCTGGAGCTGCATTTTGCCGATGGCGAGCGTTTGCAGGGAATCGACACGGTCTTGTGGGCCGTGGGACGACGTCCGCGCAGCCGCGACCTGAATCTCGAAGCCGTGGGCGTCTATCCCGACGACGCGGGCTACCTGCCCGTCGACCGCTATCAGAACACCCGGGTCGAAGGCATCTATGCCGTGGGCGACGTGACGCGGGCACCGGCACTCACCCCCGTCGCCATCGCCGCTGGGCGACGCCTGGCCGATCGGCTTTTCGGGGGCCAGCCGGAGCGCCACCTAGACAGCAGCCTCACCCCGACGGTCATCTTCAGCCATCCGCCCATCGCCACCGTCGGGCTGACGGAGTGCGAGGCGCAGGAACGATACGGCGCCGACAACGTGCGTGTCTACCGCAGCCGCTTCACTCCCCTGCTGCGGGCGCTGGATCGGGACCACCCCCAGGTCACCCACATGAAACTCGTCACCACCGGTGCCGAGGAGCGCATCGTCGGCCTGCATGCCCTGGGAGATGGGGTGGAAGAGATGCTGCAAGGCTTTGCCGTGGCTATCCGCATGGGCGCGCGCAAACGCGATTTCGACGACACCATCGCCATCCACCCCACGAGTGCCGAAGAGTTCGTCACCATGCGCTAG
- a CDS encoding S-methyl-5'-thioinosine phosphorylase has product MGIVGIIGGSGLTQLKNLEILWRRVVRTPYGEASGPLTFGRLAGQEVIFLARHGYGHTIPPHRVNYRANIWALHHAGVRHVIAVGAVGGIAATMVPGALCAPDQLIDYTSGRPNTFYEGGDSSVIHVDFSMPYCAQIRQRLLAAGERIAQPIVAGGTYAITQGPRLETAAEIRRIERDGGDIVGMTGMPEAVLAREIGLCYAPLALVVNPAAGKSAEPITMAAIDQVMHEGMERVRRVLAATVPLLADCPDCDCGLAVGPEALQRLHHSLFKQATVQER; this is encoded by the coding sequence TTGGGCATTGTTGGCATCATTGGCGGCAGTGGTCTGACCCAACTGAAGAATCTGGAGATCCTCTGGCGCCGGGTGGTGCGCACGCCGTACGGTGAGGCCTCGGGACCGCTGACTTTCGGACGCCTAGCGGGACAGGAGGTCATTTTCCTGGCGCGGCACGGTTACGGGCATACCATCCCGCCCCATCGCGTCAATTATCGCGCCAACATCTGGGCCCTTCATCACGCGGGGGTGCGTCACGTGATTGCCGTGGGTGCCGTGGGCGGCATTGCGGCGACGATGGTGCCCGGCGCTCTGTGTGCTCCGGACCAACTCATCGACTATACCAGTGGGCGTCCCAATACCTTCTATGAGGGTGGCGACAGCTCGGTCATCCACGTGGATTTTTCCATGCCCTACTGTGCCCAGATCCGCCAGCGCCTGCTGGCGGCGGGTGAGCGCATTGCCCAGCCCATCGTCGCTGGCGGTACCTACGCCATCACCCAGGGTCCGCGTCTGGAAACAGCGGCGGAGATCCGGCGCATCGAGCGGGATGGGGGCGACATCGTCGGGATGACGGGCATGCCCGAGGCCGTTCTCGCCCGGGAAATCGGCCTATGTTACGCCCCTCTGGCCCTGGTGGTGAATCCTGCCGCCGGTAAAAGCGCCGAGCCCATCACCATGGCCGCCATCGATCAGGTCATGCACGAGGGTATGGAGCGCGTGCGTCGGGTACTGGCGGCGACGGTGCCGCTGTTGGCGGATTGCCCAGACTGCGATTGTGGTCTGGCCGTCGGACCCGAGGCCCTGCAACGCTTGCACCATTCCCTCTTCAAGCAAGCCACCGTCCAAGAGCGTTGA
- a CDS encoding hypoxanthine-guanine phosphoribosyltransferase yields MHPSHLGPAEPLYGAAEVEAAIQRMAVAITRDLEAGALHRPVVVLCVLSGAVVVVGQILPHLHFPLYLDCVQLSRYGAETRGGDLVWGLQPRADLRDATVLLIDDILDEGLTLLALQEFCRDAGAAKVCSAVMVRKRRPREREVEVDYVGLEVPDRFVFGYGLDARGLGRNAPGIFALTED; encoded by the coding sequence ATGCACCCCAGTCACCTGGGCCCCGCCGAACCCCTGTATGGGGCGGCGGAGGTCGAAGCGGCCATCCAGCGGATGGCCGTTGCCATCACCAGGGATCTGGAAGCCGGTGCCCTGCATCGGCCCGTGGTGGTGCTCTGTGTGCTCTCGGGCGCCGTGGTGGTGGTAGGGCAGATCCTGCCGCACCTGCATTTCCCCCTCTATCTCGACTGTGTGCAGCTCAGTCGCTACGGTGCCGAGACCCGGGGCGGCGATCTCGTCTGGGGGCTGCAACCGCGTGCCGACCTGCGCGATGCCACCGTCTTGCTGATAGACGATATTCTGGACGAGGGGCTCACCCTGCTGGCCCTGCAGGAGTTCTGTCGCGACGCCGGGGCGGCAAAGGTGTGCTCGGCGGTGATGGTGCGCAAGCGTCGCCCACGGGAACGTGAGGTGGAGGTGGATTATGTGGGTCTGGAAGTGCCCGATCGCTTCGTCTTTGGCTATGGGCTCGATGCGCGCGGTCTGGGACGCAACGCTCCGGGCATCTTTGCGCTTACGGAGGATTGA
- a CDS encoding DsrE/DsrF/DrsH-like family protein, with protein MADKLLMVMVNTDPANPQELGAPFFQATVAAAMDFEVEVVLTARAGELAKKGVAEKMHVMPGSPKSVYDFIKDAHEAGVKFFVCTPTLELWDVDKDGLIPEISDVVGGAYVIEQAMDDDVVTFTY; from the coding sequence ATGGCAGATAAATTGTTGATGGTCATGGTCAATACCGATCCCGCCAACCCCCAGGAGCTGGGCGCGCCTTTCTTCCAGGCCACCGTGGCTGCCGCCATGGACTTCGAGGTAGAGGTAGTGCTGACCGCTCGCGCGGGCGAGCTGGCCAAGAAGGGTGTGGCGGAAAAGATGCACGTCATGCCCGGTAGCCCCAAGAGCGTGTACGACTTCATCAAGGACGCGCACGAAGCCGGTGTGAAGTTCTTCGTCTGCACGCCCACGCTGGAGCTCTGGGATGTGGACAAGGACGGTCTGATTCCCGAGATCTCGGACGTGGTCGGTGGCGCTTACGTCATCGAGCAGGCCATGGACGACGATGTCGTGACCTTTACCTACTAA
- a CDS encoding YtxH domain-containing protein translates to MRNAEGFILGVVVGAVGALLLAPASGAQTREELRRALERGRAQLEDLQEAAEERINVLLEEIQEKTAQLVDAGGDLVEAKRQDLQEAIRVAKRALAEEREILLRSSRQRRMAELDGGRDD, encoded by the coding sequence ATGCGAAATGCCGAAGGCTTTATCCTGGGGGTGGTCGTGGGTGCAGTGGGTGCCCTTCTGCTGGCACCGGCCAGCGGTGCGCAAACGCGGGAAGAGCTGCGGCGCGCGCTGGAGCGTGGGCGGGCGCAGCTGGAAGACCTGCAGGAAGCAGCAGAAGAGCGCATCAACGTGCTGCTGGAGGAGATCCAGGAGAAAACCGCGCAGCTTGTGGATGCTGGCGGTGACCTGGTCGAGGCCAAGCGCCAGGATCTGCAGGAGGCCATCCGCGTGGCCAAACGGGCCCTTGCCGAAGAGCGAGAAATTCTGTTGCGCTCCAGCCGCCAGCGACGGATGGCGGAGCTCGATGGCGGTCGGGACGATTGA
- a CDS encoding diacylglycerol kinase, whose translation MSKRGSLWQRSRNALRGLFRAISEEHSLRTELLAALFAVVLLLALRASPLWWALVTVLIAVVFAAELLNTAIENLADRVSPEYDPRIGRVKDFAAAAVLVLGVAAVLVTIFLVWSRLG comes from the coding sequence GTGAGCAAGCGCGGTTCCCTCTGGCAGCGTTCGCGCAATGCCCTGCGCGGCCTTTTCCGGGCCATTTCCGAGGAGCATAGCCTGCGCACGGAGCTCCTGGCCGCGCTCTTTGCGGTCGTGCTGTTGCTGGCCTTGCGCGCATCGCCGCTGTGGTGGGCCTTGGTCACCGTCCTCATCGCGGTGGTCTTCGCCGCTGAACTCCTCAATACCGCCATCGAGAATCTGGCCGATCGGGTGAGTCCGGAATATGACCCGCGCATCGGTCGCGTCAAGGATTTTGCGGCTGCGGCGGTGCTGGTCCTCGGTGTTGCCGCCGTGCTGGTGACGATCTTTCTGGTGTGGTCGCGGCTGGGGTGA